A region of Neovison vison isolate M4711 chromosome 7, ASM_NN_V1, whole genome shotgun sequence DNA encodes the following proteins:
- the ZNF821 gene encoding zinc finger protein 821, with the protein MSRRKQTNPNKVHWDQVFAGLEEQARQAMMKTDFPGDLGSQRQAIQQLRDQDSSSSDSEGDEEETTQDEVSSHTSEEDGGVVKVEKELENTEQPVGGNEVAEHEVTGNLNSDPLLGLCQCPLCQLDCGSREQLIAHVYQHTAAVVSAKSYMCPVCGRALSSPGSLGRHLLIHSEDQRSNCAVCGARFTSHATFNSEKLPEVLNMESLPQAHSEGPSSAEGKDIAFSPPVYPAGILLVCNNCAAYRKLLEAQTPSVRKWALRRQNEPLEVRLQRLERERTAKKSRRDNETPEEREVRRMRDREAKRLQRMQETDEQRARRLQRDREAMRLKRANETPEKRQARLIREREAKRLKRRLEKMDMMLRAQFGQDPSAMAALAAEMNFFQLPVSGVELDSQLLGKMAFEEQNSGSLH; encoded by the exons GGGATCAAGTATTTGCTGGGCTAGAAGAGCAAGCCCGCCAGGCGATGATGAAAACTGATTTTCCTGGAGACCTTGGCAGTCAGCGACAAGCTATCCAACAACTAAGAGATCAGGACTCCAGTAGCA GTGACAGTGAGGGTGATGAAGAGGAGACCACACAAGATGAAGTCTCTTCCCACACATCAGAGGAAGATGGAGGGGTGGTCAAAGTGGAAAAAGAGTTAGAAAATACGGAACagcctgttggtgggaatgaagtgGCAGAGCACGAG GTCACAGGGAACTTGAATTCTGACCCCTTACTTGGACTTTGCCAGTGTCCCCTGTGCCAGCTCGACTGTGGGAGTCGGGAGCAGCTGATTGCTCACGTGTACCAG CACACTGCGGCAGTGGTGAGCGCCAAGAGCTACATGTGTCCTGTCTGTGGCCGGGCCCTAAGCTCCCCGGGGTCCTTGGGTCGTCATCTCCTAATCCACTCGGAGGACCAGAGGTCTAActgtgctgtgtgtggagcccGTTTTACCAGCCATGCCACGTTTAACAG TGAGAAACTCCCTGAAGTACTTAATATGGAATCCCTACCCCAAGCCCATAGTGAGGGTCCCTCCAGTGCTGAGGGAAAGGACATTGCCTTTAGCCCTCCCGTGTACCCTGCTGGAATTCTGCTTGTGTGCAACAATTGTGCTGCCTACCGTAAGCTACTGGAAGCACAGACCCCCAGCGTTCGCAAGTGGGCCCTACGCCGACAGAATGAGCCGTTGGAAGTACGGCTACAGCGTCTGGAACGAGAGCGTACAGCCAAGAAAAGTCGGCGGGACAATGAGACCCCAGAGGAGCGGGAAGTAAGGCGCATGAGGGACCGTGAAGCCAAACGCCTGCAGCGCATGCAGGAGACAGACGAGCAGCGGGCACGCCGGCTACAGCGGGATCGGGAGGCTATGAGGCTGAAGCGGGCCAATGAAACCCCAGAGAAGAGGCAGGCCCGGCTCATCCGGGAGCGGGAAGCCAAGCGGCTCAAGAGGAGGCTGGAGAAAATGGACATGATGTTGCGAGCTCAGTTTGGCCAGGACCCTTCTGCCATGGCAGCCTTAGCAGCCGAAATGAACTTCTTCCAGCTACCTGTGAGTGGGGTGGAGTTGGACAGCCAGCTCCTGGGCAAGATGGCCTTTGAAGAGCAGAACAGTGGCTCTCTGCACTGA